The Saccharomyces mikatae IFO 1815 strain IFO1815 genome assembly, chromosome: 13 genome has a segment encoding these proteins:
- the PET111 gene encoding Pet111p (similar to Saccharomyces cerevisiae PET111 (YMR257C); ancestral locus Anc_8.809), whose product MLQRRLLSSSGIKKLLYRESDMVIHTVYIKVRYYSTDLIKKKHKKDIEDWVKTQLKDSLMTNRVFEPPRKLDWIDSIAKSPSSLDILKNQYNIVKNKDFEILWEKKFKTVDPNILETIIGLSTNQKVLFSIEQLLVLIHPLHYLKKYYDIGRIYTTYEQFTPLLASRTDKRTYGRFIEIMLVVQNNLHHYDNCETLFSEYIKYCKVNPQMILLGLKSFIRNNNSQLAVEFYTQAITNPDTFPITEKQLFEFLRCMERYLDISNMKHVFYLWVKVKCDGEHSSSTNLPSFRTLALVHRMFLRCPNTDELKDFLTNPVVLSTGYTSSVHFDLVEFCHSLYSVKGNKLKSIDNSTMVERINKFITRLNHDSSTRRELYLSVVQAYVSTNNFENLKMILEVIQDDKDVGIDGSFHLSISRYFVNTNQFEALLKYYYSIIKTADGKTRLRPAFVQQLWSCAVNVYPMLTKEITNDILVTLTRNQYSKNLTWVDTFLQDTAHMHTKKISGGEEFSLSEFNAVDFERFEEFKRKVSHNDVYGAELVISNSLKEGIAPQFCFLYSVLTLCLSKSLTSLAHVVDRMLRTRFCYIPLKVDILWLKWDVISSYRSSEKLSIKRLKELEFKLKEFERLHQRELSVQNYLQLTQICFHTRDFKYACYLISKARKILDTSNNRQWMMYYMTSLKLAARMHESERFVRVLKDWNCNHRASLVTPGCIRQIKGFIKYFQKKSAFTSTTASVNNKDVKDRIDELVVRYVDYKFQGLENMRKLTSFLKEWFDEDISLIKQEQNERKMKLFKENNMGEI is encoded by the coding sequence ATGTTACAACGGAGACTCTTATCTTCCAGTGgtataaagaaattacttTATAGAGAATCGGACATGGTAATTCACACCGTTTACATTAAAGTACGATATTACTCAACTGAtttgatcaaaaaaaagcataagAAAGATATTGAGGATTGGGTTAAAACACAATTAAAAGATTCTTTGATGACAAACCGTGTATTCGAACCCCCAAGAAAACTCGATTGGATAGATTCCATTGCCAAAAGTCCAAGTAGCTTAGATATTctaaaaaatcaatataaTATAGTGAAAAACAAGGATTTCGAGATACTatgggaaaaaaaattcaaaacgGTGGATCCAAATATTTTGGAGACGATTATTGGCCTATCCACTAACCAAAAGGTCTTATTTTCTATAGAACAATTACTGGTTTTAATACATCctcttcattatttgaaaaaatactacGATATTGGACGAATATACACCACTTATGAACAATTCACGCCCTTATTGGCAAGTCGCACAGATAAAAGAACATACGGTAGGTTTATTGAAATCATGTTGGTAGTACAGAATAATTTACATCATTACGATAATTGTGAGACTTTATTTTCAGAATATATTAAATATTGCAAAGTGAACCCTCAAATGATTTTATTAGGACTGAAATCTTTCataagaaataataatagtcaATTGGCCGTAGAATTTTACACGCAAGCAATTACCAACCCTGATACTTTCCCAATTACTGAAAAACAACTTTTTGAGTTTCTCCGATGTATGGAAAGGTACTTAGATATATCTAATATGAAACATGTTTTTTATCTATGGGTAAAAGTGAAATGTGATGGTGAGCATTCTTCGTCGACTAATCTTCCCTCATTCAGAACACTTGCTTTAGTACACAGAATGTTTCTACGTTGTCCTAATACAGATGAgttgaaagattttctGACCAACCCCGTGGTTTTGAGTACCGGATACACTTCTAGTGTGCATTTCGATTTAGTTGAATTTTGTCACTCTCTGTATTCGGTCAAAGGAAATAAACTAAAAAGCATTGATAACTCGACGATGGTAGAAAGAATTAATAAGTTTATCACCAGACTTAATCATGATAGTTCAACAAGAAGAGAGCTCTATTTGTCAGTAGTACAAGCTTACGTCTCAACTAACAATTTCGAGAACTTAAAGATGATTTTGGAAGTAATACaagatgataaagatgTTGGTATAGATGGTTCTTTTCACCTAAGTATTTCGAGGTATTTTGTCAATACCAATCAATTCGAAGCACTTTTAAAATATTACTACAGCATCATTAAAACCGCAGATGGTAAAACTCGATTGAGGCCCGCATTTGTTCAACAGTTATGGTCATGTGCTGTAAATGTTTATCCAATGctaacaaaagaaattacaaaTGACATACTAGTGACACTAACAAGAAATCAGTACAGCAAAAATCTTACGTGGGTAGATACTTTTTTGCAAGATACTGCTCATATGCATACAAAAAAGATTAGTGGTGGAGAGGAGTTTTCGTTATCTGAATTCAATGCGgttgattttgaaaggtTTGAAGagtttaaaagaaaagtttccCACAATGATGTATATGGAGCAGAATTGGTAATCTCGAACAGTTTGAAGGAGGGCATTGCGCCccaattttgttttttataCTCTGTTTTGACATTGTGTTTGAGCAAGTCTTTAACTAGTTTGGCACACGTGGTCGATAGAATGTTAAGAACGAGGTTCTGCTATATTCCATTAAAGGTTGATATATTATGGTTAAAATGGGATGTCATTTCTAGTTATAGATCTTCCGAAAAATTGTCTATCAAGCGCCTGAAAGAACTGGAATTCAAACTAAAGGAATTTGAGCGCCTTCACCAAAGGGAACTATCAGTGCAGAACTACTTACAGCTCACGCAAATATGCTTTCATACCCGCGATTTCAAATATGCCTGTTATTTAATCTCAAAAgctagaaaaattctagaTACATCTAATAACAGACAGTGGATGATGTATTATATGACATCCTTGAAGTTAGCTGCAAGGATGCATGAAAGCGAACGGTTTGTTAGGGTTTTAAAAGACTGGAATTGTAACCATAGGGCAAGTTTAGTTACGCCAGGTTGCATTCGACAAATCAAAGGATttataaaatattttcagaaaaaatCGGCTTTCACTTCAACTACCGCATCAGTTAATAATAAGGATGTGAAAGATCGCATTGATGAATTAGTAGTGCGATATGTAGATTATAAATTCCAGGGACTTGAAAATATGAGAAAATTAACAagttttttaaaagaatggTTTGACGAAGATATTTCACTAATCAAGCAGgaacaaaatgaaaggaaaatgaagcttttcaaagaaaataacatgGGGGAGATATGA